GCAGGGTAAGTCGGTAGTGAACTCGATCTCGTTGAAAGGCGGAGTGGATGAGTTTAAAGAACAGGCCCGACAAGTAAAGATGTACGGCGCGGCCGTGGTGGTCATGGCCTTCGATGAGGAAGGTCAGGCCGATACCTTCGAACGCCGCATAGCCATTTGTGAACGAGCGTATCGAATTTTGGTCGACGAGGTGCATTTTGCTCCACAAGACATCATTTTTGATCCGAATATTTTTCCCGTAGCTACGGGGATGGACGAGCACCGTAAAAACGCCATCGACTTCTTTAGAGCCGCTAAGTGGATCCGTGAGCATTTGCCCGGAGCTCAGGTGAGCGGCGGAGTGAGTAATGTGAGTTTCAGCTTTAGAGGAAACACCGCAGTACGCGAAGCTATGCACAGTGCTTTCCTGTACTACGGTATCAAGCACGGCATGAACATGGGGATCGTGAATCCGACCATGTTGAAAGTCTACGACGAAATCGATCCCGAACTCCTGGAGCACGTGGAAGATGTGCTGCTCGATCGCCGCGACGATGCTACCGAGCGTTTGCTCGATTTGGCAGAGAAGTACCGCGGTACCACCCAAGCGAAAGCCGAGAAAGATCTCCGTTGGCGCGAGGGCGATTTTAACGAGCGTCTGGAGCACGCGTTGGTCAAAGGAATTGTGGAGTTCATTGAAGAGGACGTTGAAGAGGCTCGACAAGCCTTGGATAAGCCATTGCAAGTGATCGAAGGGCCGCTTATGGCCGGAATGAATGTGGTGGGTGACTTGTTCGGTTCCGGCAAGATGTTTTTACCGCAGGTGGTCAAGAGCGCGCGGGTGATGAAAAAAGCTGTGGCTTATTTATTGCCCTACTTGGAAGCCGAGAAGGAAACGGCGGGCCGCAAAGCCGGCAAGATCCTTTTGGCGACGGTGAAAGGCGACGTGCACGACATCGGTAAAAACATCGTGAGCGTGGTGTTGGCCTGCAACAATTTTGAGGTCATCGATTTGGGGGTTATGGTGGCTCCCGAGAAAATATTAGACGAAGCAGTAAAGCACGAGGTTGATATTGTAGGCCTCAGCGGCCTGATAACCCCCTCGCTCGATGAAATGGTATATGTGGCCAAGGAATTAAAGCGACGCGGTTTAAAGCAGCCGCTGTTGATTGGTGGGGCTACCACCAGCCGCGCCCATACGGCGGTCAAAATTGTTCCCGAGCGCGAAGAACCTGTAGTACATGTGCTCGATGCATCGAAGGCGGTGAACGTGGCCGGAAAACTGTTGAACAAAGAAGCCAAGGAGGCTTATTGGAGCGAGCTCACGGAAGAATACACTCGACTGCGCGAAGGCTACTGGAAGCGAAACCGTGAGAAGCGCTACGTGAATTTAGACCAAGCTAGAGCGAACAAATTGGCTATCGACTGGAAAGCGGAGGATGTTTACGAGCCGAGAAAGCCGGGCGTGCATTACTTCGACGATTACGATTTGCGCGAAATAGCGCAATACATCGACTGGACACCTTTCTTTCAGACTTGGGAGTTGTACGGTAAGTTTCCGGCCATATTAGACGATGAGGTCGTTGGCGTGGAAGCGAGTAAGCTGTATGAAGAGGCGAAGGAACTGCTCGAAGACCTGATCGTAAACAAGCGACTGAAAGCCCGTGCGGCAGTGGGATTGTGGCCAGCGCAGTCCGTTGGAGACGACATCGAGGTGTACAGGGATGCATCGCGCCGCGAGGCGCAGGAAATATTGGTTACGCTGCGACAGCAGACGGAGAAAGCGAAAGGTCAGCCAAATTTGGCACTAGCCGATTTTGTGGCGCCGAAGGAAAGCGGACTTGAGGACTGGGTTGGTGGATTTGTGGTGACGGCCGGACATGGCATTGAGGCCGTTTTGGAGCAATACGAGGCCGATCACGACGATTACCACGCCATTATGGTGAAGGCCTTGGCGGACCGATTGGCGGAAGCTTTTGCGGAATTGATGCACGAGAAGGTGCGTCGCGATCTGTGGGGATATGCCGGGGACGAGCAATTGGATAATGAGGATTTGATTCGAGAAAAATATCAGGGAATCAGGCCGGCTCCCGGTTATCCGGCGTGTCCGGACCACCAGGAGAAAAAGGCCTTGTTTCGCTTGCTCGATGCCACGGAGCGGGTAGGGGTAACCTTGACCGAGAATTTGGCCATGTACCCCGCAGCGAGTGTGAGCGGGTACTACTTTGCACATCCTCAATCGAAGTATTTTGGCCTCGGCCGCATTAAAGAAGACCAGGTTGCGGATTACGCACGG
The Flavobacteriales bacterium genome window above contains:
- the metH gene encoding methionine synthase translates to MSQYLQLSGLEPLTVRPDSNFVNIGERTNVTGSRKFLRLIKEDLYDEALEVARDQVEGGAQILDVNMDEGLIDGAEAMKKFLNLIAAEPDIARVPIMIDSSKWEVIEAGLQCVQGKSVVNSISLKGGVDEFKEQARQVKMYGAAVVVMAFDEEGQADTFERRIAICERAYRILVDEVHFAPQDIIFDPNIFPVATGMDEHRKNAIDFFRAAKWIREHLPGAQVSGGVSNVSFSFRGNTAVREAMHSAFLYYGIKHGMNMGIVNPTMLKVYDEIDPELLEHVEDVLLDRRDDATERLLDLAEKYRGTTQAKAEKDLRWREGDFNERLEHALVKGIVEFIEEDVEEARQALDKPLQVIEGPLMAGMNVVGDLFGSGKMFLPQVVKSARVMKKAVAYLLPYLEAEKETAGRKAGKILLATVKGDVHDIGKNIVSVVLACNNFEVIDLGVMVAPEKILDEAVKHEVDIVGLSGLITPSLDEMVYVAKELKRRGLKQPLLIGGATTSRAHTAVKIVPEREEPVVHVLDASKAVNVAGKLLNKEAKEAYWSELTEEYTRLREGYWKRNREKRYVNLDQARANKLAIDWKAEDVYEPRKPGVHYFDDYDLREIAQYIDWTPFFQTWELYGKFPAILDDEVVGVEASKLYEEAKELLEDLIVNKRLKARAAVGLWPAQSVGDDIEVYRDASRREAQEILVTLRQQTEKAKGQPNLALADFVAPKESGLEDWVGGFVVTAGHGIEAVLEQYEADHDDYHAIMVKALADRLAEAFAELMHEKVRRDLWGYAGDEQLDNEDLIREKYQGIRPAPGYPACPDHQEKKALFRLLDATERVGVTLTENLAMYPAASVSGYYFAHPQSKYFGLGRIKEDQVADYARCRGVPVDLAERYLSSNLGY